Proteins encoded by one window of Prevotella nigrescens:
- a CDS encoding electron transfer flavoprotein subunit beta/FixA family protein — protein MSLKIVVLAKQVPDTRNVGKDAMTAEGTVNRAALPAIFNPEDLNALEQALRLKEQYPGSTVGILTMGPPRAGEIIRQGLYRGADTGWLLTDRKFAGADTLATSYALATAIKKIGDVDLVIGGRQAIDGDTAQVGPQVAQKLGLNQVTYAEEIQKIEDGKATIRRMIDGGVETVEAPLPVVITVNGTAAPARPCNAKLVMKYKYATCPMERTGKEPWAELFEQRPYLTLNQWSVADVDGDEEQCGLSGSPTKVKTVQNIVFQAKESKTISGSDEDIDGLIKELLDEKIIG, from the coding sequence ATGAGTTTGAAAATTGTTGTACTTGCAAAGCAGGTACCTGACACACGAAATGTGGGTAAAGATGCCATGACAGCAGAAGGAACGGTGAACCGTGCCGCCTTGCCCGCAATCTTCAACCCTGAAGACTTGAATGCACTTGAACAAGCATTGCGATTGAAAGAACAATATCCGGGTTCGACAGTGGGTATCCTTACAATGGGACCTCCCCGCGCCGGCGAGATAATTCGTCAAGGTTTGTACCGCGGTGCCGATACTGGCTGGTTGCTGACCGACCGCAAATTTGCTGGTGCCGATACGCTTGCAACCTCTTACGCCTTGGCTACTGCCATCAAAAAGATAGGCGATGTAGACCTTGTAATTGGTGGACGACAAGCCATTGACGGCGATACGGCACAGGTTGGACCGCAGGTAGCACAGAAGTTAGGGCTAAATCAGGTTACTTACGCTGAAGAAATTCAGAAGATAGAAGATGGTAAGGCTACCATTCGCCGTATGATTGACGGCGGTGTGGAAACGGTTGAAGCCCCCTTACCCGTAGTTATAACCGTGAATGGCACCGCTGCGCCAGCACGTCCGTGCAACGCAAAGCTCGTGATGAAATACAAATATGCAACCTGTCCTATGGAACGCACAGGCAAAGAGCCTTGGGCAGAACTCTTCGAACAGCGTCCTTACCTTACGTTAAATCAGTGGTCGGTAGCCGATGTTGATGGCGATGAAGAGCAATGCGGACTTTCTGGTTCGCCAACAAAGGTGAAAACCGTGCAGAACATTGTGTTCCAAGCGAAAGAAAGCAAAACCATCAGTGGCTCGGACGAAGACATTGACGGCTTGATAAAAGAATTGTTGGACGAGAAGATAATAGGATAA
- the queC gene encoding 7-cyano-7-deazaguanine synthase QueC yields the protein MKDSIIIVSGGLDSITLLYDKAETIALAVSFDYGQNHASRELPFAALHCQRLGIRHIIIPLQFMQQYFKSSLLEGSDKIPEGHYEEENMKSTVVPFRNGIMLAIAAGIAESHNLNRIYIANHGGDHTIYPDCRPEFIKAMTAATQAGTFNNTRIEAAFTNITKADIVRIGTKLGINYAETWSCYKGGDCHCGKCGTCIERKEAFRETGLTDPTKYEE from the coding sequence ATGAAAGATTCTATCATCATCGTTAGCGGTGGGCTCGACTCCATTACGCTCCTGTACGACAAGGCTGAAACCATTGCCTTGGCTGTCTCTTTCGACTATGGACAGAACCATGCGAGCCGCGAATTGCCTTTTGCAGCGTTGCATTGCCAACGCTTGGGCATACGCCACATTATTATTCCCCTGCAGTTTATGCAGCAATACTTCAAGAGTTCGCTCCTGGAGGGGTCGGACAAAATTCCCGAAGGGCATTACGAAGAGGAGAATATGAAGTCTACGGTTGTGCCGTTCCGCAACGGCATCATGCTCGCCATCGCAGCAGGCATTGCCGAAAGCCACAATCTCAACCGCATATACATTGCCAACCATGGTGGCGATCACACCATTTATCCAGACTGTCGCCCTGAATTTATTAAAGCAATGACTGCTGCCACGCAGGCGGGAACATTCAACAACACCCGCATAGAAGCAGCTTTTACCAACATTACAAAAGCCGACATCGTGCGCATCGGGACGAAACTCGGCATCAACTATGCCGAAACGTGGAGCTGTTATAAGGGAGGCGATTGTCATTGTGGCAAGTGCGGCACTTGCATAGAGCGCAAGGAAGCCTTCCGTGAAACAGGATTGACAGACCCAA
- a CDS encoding phosphoglycerate kinase, giving the protein MKISNFNFAGHKAIVRVDFNVPLDENGNVTDDTRIRGALPTLKKVLADGGALIMMSHMGKPKGKVKPELSLSQIVKNVSDALGVPVKFAKDAANADAEVAALNPGEALLLENLRFHAEEEGKPVGVEKGTPEYDTAKKEMKTRQADFAKKLASYADVYVNDAFGTAHRKHASTAVIADYFDADHKMLGFLMEKEVTAINNVLKNAQHPFTAIIGGSKVSSKLGVIKNLLDKVDNLIIGGGMGFTFIKAQGGKIGMSLHEDDLMPEALNVIKAAKEKGVNLSLSMATICAQQFSNDAERKEFPIDQIPDGWEGMDAAPESLEAWKKIILGSKTILWNGPVGVFEFDNFAHGTGEIAKYVAEATQNNGAFSLVGGGDSVAAVNKFGLADKVSYVSTGGGAMLEAIEGKVLPGVAAIEK; this is encoded by the coding sequence ATGAAGATTAGTAATTTCAACTTCGCAGGACATAAGGCCATTGTCCGCGTGGATTTTAATGTGCCATTGGACGAGAATGGCAATGTAACAGACGACACACGCATTCGTGGAGCCTTGCCAACGCTGAAGAAAGTGCTTGCCGACGGCGGCGCACTCATTATGATGAGCCACATGGGAAAGCCTAAAGGCAAAGTGAAACCGGAACTTTCGTTGAGCCAGATAGTTAAGAATGTAAGCGATGCATTGGGTGTTCCAGTGAAGTTTGCCAAAGATGCAGCAAACGCCGATGCCGAAGTTGCGGCATTGAACCCCGGCGAGGCACTCTTGTTGGAGAACCTTCGCTTCCATGCAGAGGAAGAAGGCAAACCGGTAGGTGTGGAAAAAGGCACACCGGAATACGACACTGCCAAGAAAGAAATGAAGACGCGTCAGGCTGATTTCGCAAAGAAGTTGGCTTCATACGCCGATGTTTACGTAAACGATGCCTTTGGTACGGCTCACCGCAAGCACGCCTCAACAGCCGTTATTGCCGATTACTTCGATGCCGACCACAAGATGTTAGGCTTCTTAATGGAGAAAGAGGTAACCGCAATCAACAATGTTCTGAAGAACGCACAGCACCCTTTCACCGCAATTATCGGAGGTTCGAAGGTCAGCTCCAAGCTCGGCGTCATTAAAAATCTGCTCGACAAGGTGGACAATCTTATCATTGGCGGTGGCATGGGCTTTACTTTCATTAAGGCACAAGGCGGAAAGATAGGCATGTCGCTGCACGAAGACGACCTGATGCCCGAGGCATTGAACGTAATAAAGGCTGCAAAGGAAAAGGGCGTAAACCTTTCGCTCTCTATGGCAACCATCTGCGCACAACAGTTCTCTAACGATGCAGAGCGCAAAGAGTTCCCCATCGACCAGATACCTGACGGCTGGGAAGGCATGGACGCTGCTCCCGAAAGTCTTGAAGCGTGGAAAAAGATTATTCTCGGCTCAAAGACAATCCTGTGGAACGGTCCTGTCGGCGTGTTCGAATTCGATAACTTTGCTCACGGTACAGGCGAAATTGCAAAGTATGTTGCCGAAGCTACACAGAACAACGGTGCGTTCTCGCTCGTTGGTGGTGGCGACTCGGTAGCTGCCGTGAACAAGTTTGGCTTGGCAGACAAGGTTTCTTATGTCTCAACAGGTGGCGGTGCAATGCTCGAAGCTATCGAGGGCAAGGTGTTACCAGGCGTTGCAGCGATTGAGAAATAG
- the hpt gene encoding hypoxanthine phosphoribosyltransferase, translated as MSRVTIKDKTFEISIPETTILEKVKSVADRINKDMAGKNPLFLAVLNGSFMYAADLMKFIDIPCEISFVKVASYMGTQSSGEVTEVIGLNEDIAGREIVIVEDIVDTGRTMERMLKTLWEKSPANINISTLLLKPGKLQVALDIKYAAMEIPNDFIVGYGLDYDQQGRNLRDIYTLVQE; from the coding sequence ATGAGTCGCGTAACAATTAAAGATAAAACATTCGAGATATCAATCCCAGAAACAACTATTCTTGAGAAAGTAAAGAGTGTTGCCGACAGGATAAATAAAGATATGGCAGGCAAGAATCCTTTATTTCTTGCTGTTCTCAATGGATCGTTTATGTATGCTGCAGACTTGATGAAGTTTATTGACATTCCCTGCGAAATAAGCTTTGTAAAGGTTGCTTCTTACATGGGAACCCAATCATCGGGAGAGGTTACCGAAGTTATTGGCTTGAACGAAGACATTGCAGGGCGCGAAATAGTTATCGTAGAAGACATAGTAGACACGGGTAGAACCATGGAACGTATGCTGAAAACACTTTGGGAAAAGTCTCCGGCAAATATCAATATCAGTACATTGCTACTGAAACCGGGCAAGTTGCAAGTGGCATTGGACATAAAATACGCGGCAATGGAGATACCTAACGACTTTATTGTGGGCTACGGCTTGGACTACGATCAGCAAGGACGGAATTTAAGAGACATATATACTTTAGTACAAGAATAA
- a CDS encoding bifunctional ADP-dependent NAD(P)H-hydrate dehydratase/NAD(P)H-hydrate epimerase produces the protein MKIFTSAQMRELDQYTIEHEPIRSIDLMERAAKALTHAIMEEWSNSTPVVVFAGPGNNGGDALAVARLLHGEGYQVKVILFNITDKLSEDCALNKDRLLDLRHFKDFTEVKVSFDPPELTAETLVIDGLFGIGQNKPLAGGFASLVKYINQSPSKVVSIDIPSGLLAEDNSRNVAANIIKADLTLTLHQKKLSFLFCESQQFLGRVKVLDIRLSREFICKTGAQYTILEENDIRAKLIPRNDFAHKGTMGQALIIAGSYGMAGAAVLATRACLRSGAGKVVVHTPKRNYDIMQTAVPEAVMQIDHEETYFSEPVNVEDFDSLGIGPGLGQQENTAIAMISQIRRTQCPVVVDADALNMLASHRAWLQQLPKNIIMTPHAAEFDRLSGTPANGEYERLEQAQLMAQNLGVYILLKGHNSALCLPNGNILFNSTGNSGMATAGSGDVLTGIITALLARGYAHADACAAGMYLHGLAGDLAANDLGKESLIAGDIVDYLPKAFKRLGD, from the coding sequence ATGAAGATATTTACGAGCGCTCAGATGCGCGAACTTGACCAATATACAATAGAACACGAACCCATAAGATCGATTGATTTGATGGAGCGGGCAGCCAAAGCACTAACCCATGCCATTATGGAAGAGTGGAGCAACAGCACCCCTGTGGTGGTATTTGCAGGACCGGGAAACAATGGTGGCGATGCTTTGGCGGTGGCACGTTTGCTTCATGGCGAAGGCTATCAGGTAAAAGTTATCTTGTTCAATATCACTGATAAACTGTCTGAAGACTGTGCCTTGAATAAAGACAGACTGTTAGACTTAAGGCATTTTAAAGACTTTACCGAGGTAAAAGTATCGTTCGACCCTCCCGAACTTACAGCCGAAACACTTGTCATAGACGGTTTGTTTGGCATTGGTCAGAACAAACCCCTTGCAGGCGGATTTGCCTCACTCGTTAAATACATCAATCAGAGTCCTTCAAAAGTAGTCAGCATCGACATACCTTCGGGACTTTTAGCCGAAGATAACTCGCGAAATGTAGCTGCAAACATCATAAAAGCCGATCTAACACTTACCTTGCACCAAAAGAAACTTTCGTTCTTGTTTTGCGAATCGCAGCAATTTCTGGGGCGTGTAAAGGTTCTCGACATACGATTGAGCAGAGAATTTATTTGTAAGACAGGTGCGCAATACACCATTTTGGAAGAGAACGACATACGAGCAAAGTTGATTCCGCGCAACGATTTTGCCCATAAAGGAACTATGGGACAGGCCTTAATTATTGCAGGAAGCTACGGAATGGCTGGCGCAGCAGTGCTTGCCACGCGTGCCTGTCTCCGTTCTGGTGCCGGGAAGGTGGTTGTACACACGCCAAAGCGAAACTATGACATTATGCAGACTGCCGTTCCAGAGGCTGTAATGCAGATAGACCACGAAGAAACCTACTTCTCTGAACCAGTAAACGTGGAAGATTTCGATTCGTTGGGTATTGGTCCGGGCTTGGGACAGCAAGAAAACACTGCCATTGCCATGATTTCGCAAATACGAAGGACACAATGTCCCGTCGTGGTAGATGCCGATGCACTTAACATGCTGGCTTCTCACAGAGCGTGGTTGCAGCAGTTACCGAAGAACATAATTATGACACCGCACGCAGCAGAGTTCGACAGGTTGAGCGGAACACCTGCCAATGGAGAATACGAAAGGTTGGAACAGGCGCAGCTGATGGCTCAAAACCTTGGGGTATATATATTGTTGAAAGGTCATAACAGTGCCCTTTGTCTGCCAAATGGCAACATTCTTTTCAACTCTACGGGCAATAGCGGTATGGCAACGGCGGGCAGTGGCGATGTGCTCACTGGTATCATAACGGCTTTGCTGGCTCGTGGCTACGCCCATGCAGATGCTTGTGCCGCTGGAATGTACCTGCACGGCTTGGCAGGCGACCTTGCTGCAAACGATTTAGGCAAGGAAAGCCTTATTGCCGGCGACATTGTAGACTATCTTCCAAAGGCTTTCAAGCGTCTTGGCGATTAG
- a CDS encoding acyl-CoA dehydrogenase family protein: MANYYTDQPEIAFHLEHPLMKRIVELKERNYADKDKYDEAPVNYEDAIENYKRILDITGEVAANIIEPNSESVDLEGPHLIDNRMHYASKTYENLDATRKAGLWGVSMPRQYGGLNLPNVVFSMLSEMISSADGGFQNIWSLQSCIDTLYEFGNDEQRAKYIPRICNGETMSMDLTEPDAGSDLQRVMLKATFDEKENCWRLNGVKRFITNGDSDLHLVLARSEEGTHDGRGLSMFIYDKRNGGVDVRHIEHKLGIHGSPTCELVYKNAKAELCGNTRMGLIKYVMALMNGARLGIAAQSVGLSSEAYKEGLNYAKERAQFGKKIITFPAVYDMLSRMKAKLDAGRSLLYQTARYVDIYKALEDIARDQKLTAEERQEMKQYTRLADAFTPLAKGINSEYANQNAYDSISIHGGSGFIMEYKCQRLYRDARIFSIYEGTTQLQVVAAVRYITNGTYLNIMKEMLANDVCDCMKDLKARVERLVALYEEALEKVKASECQDTIDFLARRLYNMTAGIIESLLLIEDASKAPELFEKSANVFVRMTEEEVAGSVAYIKAFDSKELEYFKAEDTI; the protein is encoded by the coding sequence ATGGCAAATTATTATACAGACCAACCAGAGATTGCGTTCCACTTGGAACACCCTCTGATGAAGCGAATTGTTGAGCTGAAAGAACGCAATTACGCTGACAAGGACAAGTACGACGAGGCTCCTGTAAACTATGAGGACGCCATAGAAAACTACAAGCGCATACTTGATATTACGGGCGAGGTGGCAGCAAACATCATCGAGCCTAACTCAGAATCGGTGGATTTGGAAGGTCCACACCTCATCGACAACCGCATGCACTATGCAAGCAAGACTTACGAGAACCTTGATGCTACCCGCAAGGCAGGACTTTGGGGTGTCAGCATGCCTCGCCAATACGGTGGATTGAACCTCCCCAACGTGGTGTTCTCTATGCTTTCAGAGATGATTTCGTCTGCCGACGGCGGCTTCCAGAACATCTGGTCGTTGCAGTCGTGCATCGACACGCTCTACGAGTTCGGCAACGACGAGCAGCGTGCGAAGTATATACCTCGTATCTGCAACGGCGAAACCATGTCGATGGACTTGACCGAGCCTGATGCAGGTTCCGACTTGCAGCGCGTAATGCTCAAGGCGACATTCGACGAGAAGGAGAATTGCTGGCGACTGAACGGTGTGAAGCGTTTCATAACCAACGGCGATTCCGACCTTCACTTGGTGCTTGCCCGTTCGGAAGAAGGCACACACGACGGTCGTGGACTTTCTATGTTCATCTACGACAAGCGCAATGGCGGTGTAGACGTGCGCCACATAGAGCACAAACTCGGTATTCACGGCTCGCCAACCTGCGAATTGGTTTACAAGAATGCGAAAGCCGAACTCTGCGGAAACACCCGTATGGGACTCATCAAGTACGTTATGGCACTCATGAACGGTGCTCGTCTTGGCATCGCAGCACAGAGTGTGGGACTTTCGAGCGAAGCTTATAAAGAAGGTTTGAACTATGCGAAGGAACGTGCGCAGTTTGGAAAGAAAATCATAACTTTCCCTGCTGTCTACGATATGCTTTCTCGTATGAAGGCGAAGTTAGATGCAGGTCGTTCGCTGCTCTATCAAACAGCACGCTATGTAGATATTTACAAGGCGTTGGAAGACATTGCACGCGACCAGAAACTAACGGCTGAGGAACGTCAGGAAATGAAACAATACACCCGCCTCGCCGATGCGTTCACGCCATTGGCAAAGGGTATCAACTCCGAATATGCGAACCAGAACGCTTACGACTCAATTTCCATTCACGGCGGTTCAGGTTTCATTATGGAATACAAGTGCCAGCGTCTTTACCGCGATGCACGTATCTTCTCTATCTACGAAGGTACAACACAGTTGCAGGTAGTGGCTGCGGTGCGCTATATCACCAATGGAACCTACCTCAACATAATGAAGGAAATGTTGGCAAACGACGTTTGCGACTGTATGAAGGACTTGAAGGCTCGTGTAGAACGCCTTGTTGCACTTTACGAAGAGGCTTTGGAAAAGGTGAAGGCAAGCGAATGCCAAGACACGATAGACTTCCTCGCACGCCGTCTGTACAATATGACTGCTGGCATCATAGAGTCGTTGCTCCTTATTGAAGATGCAAGCAAGGCACCAGAACTGTTCGAGAAGTCGGCTAATGTGTTTGTCCGTATGACAGAAGAAGAAGTTGCAGGCAGTGTAGCATACATTAAAGCATTCGACAGCAAGGAGCTCGAATACTTCAAAGCCGAGGATACTATCTAA
- a CDS encoding T9SS type A sorting domain-containing protein, translating to MKVKTKSLLTFVAVLLGSVFNSVNASEVQKASQNETDNATCLVVKLQDGGESIFFLGKSPKLMYFSDSLAVVYDNQQLNFALKDIKDYHFEERNPAGIGQTEKGNVQQGQADFTQGIANFTHYPAGSRIMVYTLEGRRVAVVEVGKDGSAQLDMRNQPAGIYIVNTGKQSFKWLKK from the coding sequence ATGAAGGTCAAAACAAAATCTTTACTTACTTTCGTTGCCGTGTTGTTGGGCAGCGTGTTCAATTCCGTTAATGCGTCAGAAGTTCAAAAGGCTTCACAGAACGAAACAGACAATGCTACTTGTCTCGTTGTTAAACTGCAAGATGGAGGAGAAAGTATCTTCTTTTTAGGCAAGAGTCCGAAGCTAATGTACTTTTCTGATAGCTTGGCAGTAGTTTATGATAACCAACAACTAAACTTCGCATTGAAGGATATTAAGGATTACCACTTTGAAGAACGCAACCCGGCTGGAATAGGACAGACTGAGAAAGGCAACGTTCAGCAAGGTCAGGCAGACTTTACACAAGGCATTGCCAACTTCACACATTATCCCGCTGGAAGCCGCATTATGGTATATACGCTCGAAGGTCGCCGGGTTGCCGTCGTAGAAGTAGGCAAAGACGGAAGCGCCCAGCTCGATATGCGCAATCAGCCCGCTGGTATCTACATTGTCAACACGGGCAAACAATCGTTCAAATGGTTGAAGAAATAA
- a CDS encoding electron transfer flavoprotein subunit alpha/FixB family protein codes for MNNVFVYCEIEQTTVQEVSQELLTKGRKLANQLGVELHAIVAGTDIKGKVEDQILPYGVDKLFVFDGKGLFPYTSAPHTDILVNLFKEEQPQIALMGATVIGRDLGPRVSSSLTSGLTADCTQLEIGEYDDKKAGKHYDNILYQIRPAFGGNIVATIVNPDHRPQMATVRSGVMQKAIYEGKAKQEVVYPEVSKYVDEAAYAVKVIERHVEAAQNNLKGAAIVVSGGYGVGSKENFETLFQLADVLHAEVGASRAAVDAGWIPTDRQVGQTGVTVHPKVYIACGISGQIQHIAGMQDSGIIISINNDPDAPINQIADYVINGDVGEVLPKMIKYYKQNSK; via the coding sequence ATGAATAACGTATTTGTATATTGCGAAATAGAGCAGACAACGGTGCAGGAAGTATCGCAAGAATTGCTCACAAAAGGACGTAAACTCGCCAACCAATTAGGCGTAGAACTCCATGCCATCGTGGCTGGAACCGATATAAAAGGTAAGGTGGAAGACCAGATACTGCCATACGGAGTTGATAAACTCTTTGTATTCGATGGCAAAGGCTTGTTCCCTTACACATCAGCACCCCATACTGACATACTCGTAAACCTATTCAAAGAGGAGCAACCACAGATTGCGCTCATGGGCGCAACCGTTATCGGGCGCGACTTGGGTCCTCGTGTGTCATCGTCATTGACATCGGGTCTGACCGCCGACTGTACACAACTTGAAATCGGTGAATACGACGACAAGAAGGCTGGAAAACACTACGACAACATCTTGTACCAAATTCGCCCTGCCTTCGGTGGCAATATCGTGGCTACAATCGTAAATCCAGACCACCGTCCACAAATGGCGACAGTCCGTTCAGGCGTTATGCAGAAAGCCATTTACGAAGGAAAGGCAAAGCAAGAAGTGGTTTATCCAGAAGTAAGCAAGTATGTTGATGAGGCAGCATATGCCGTAAAGGTGATTGAACGCCACGTCGAAGCAGCGCAAAACAACCTGAAGGGTGCAGCAATCGTTGTATCGGGAGGTTACGGCGTAGGCTCAAAAGAAAACTTTGAAACGCTTTTCCAACTCGCCGACGTACTGCACGCAGAAGTAGGTGCATCGCGCGCAGCGGTAGATGCCGGCTGGATACCAACCGACCGACAAGTAGGACAGACAGGTGTTACGGTTCACCCGAAAGTATATATCGCCTGTGGTATTTCAGGACAGATACAGCACATTGCTGGTATGCAGGATTCGGGCATCATTATTTCCATCAACAACGACCCAGACGCCCCCATCAACCAAATTGCCGACTATGTTATCAACGGCGATGTAGGCGAAGTGCTGCCAAAAATGATTAAGTATTACAAGCAAAACAGTAAGTAA
- a CDS encoding adenylate kinase, with the protein MKNIVIFGAPGAGKGTQSDRMIEKYGFEHISTGDVLRAEIKKGTELGKIAKGYIDNGQLIPDDLMVDILANVYDSFGKEHKGVIFDGFPRTIPQADALKSMLAKRGHKIAAMIELFVPEEELMKRLILRGQQSGRSDDNEETIKKRLNVYHTQTSPLIDWYKKEGIHHHVEGLGTIDEIFGRIESVIEEL; encoded by the coding sequence ATGAAGAATATCGTAATTTTCGGTGCTCCCGGTGCAGGAAAAGGCACACAGAGCGACAGAATGATAGAGAAATACGGCTTCGAGCACATCTCTACGGGCGACGTATTGCGCGCTGAAATTAAGAAAGGAACAGAACTTGGTAAAATTGCAAAGGGCTATATAGACAATGGTCAGCTTATCCCCGATGACCTTATGGTGGACATATTGGCTAATGTTTACGACAGTTTCGGCAAGGAACACAAAGGTGTTATCTTCGACGGATTTCCCCGTACCATTCCACAAGCCGATGCATTGAAGTCTATGCTTGCCAAACGAGGACACAAAATAGCTGCTATGATAGAACTGTTTGTGCCAGAAGAGGAACTTATGAAGCGCCTTATTCTGCGCGGGCAGCAAAGCGGGCGTTCTGACGACAACGAAGAAACCATTAAAAAGCGTCTGAACGTGTACCACACACAGACCTCTCCGCTGATTGATTGGTATAAAAAAGAAGGCATTCACCACCACGTTGAAGGTCTTGGAACAATAGACGAAATCTTCGGTCGCATCGAATCTGTTATCGAAGAACTATAA
- a CDS encoding formylglycine-generating enzyme family protein: MKKKFLFCTMAAFALAANVCAQSWNMVVAHSNGTYDTIAVEKVKDVTFFKKSSEPVTPKDLGIEFVKVPAGSFLMGSPNNEPQRESGEIQHKVTITKDFYMSKYPITFEQYDKFCEATGRQKPSDYTWGRENRPVIDVSWDDAIAFCEWIGCRLPTEAEWEYACKAGTTTPFNTGNNLTTNDANYDGNYPYNNNEKGDYRKKTVAVGTIGEPNAWGLYDMHGNVQEWCADWYDDYPQTEQTDPKGPENGTYRILRGGSWTSRAMQCRSAYRGGSEHSSRLDDAGFRVVLMK, encoded by the coding sequence ATGAAAAAGAAATTTCTATTTTGTACCATGGCAGCCTTTGCGCTCGCAGCAAACGTTTGTGCCCAAAGCTGGAATATGGTTGTGGCACACAGCAACGGAACATACGACACAATTGCTGTAGAGAAGGTAAAAGACGTAACCTTCTTCAAAAAAAGCTCAGAACCAGTTACTCCAAAAGACTTAGGCATCGAGTTCGTAAAGGTTCCTGCAGGTTCGTTCCTAATGGGAAGTCCGAACAATGAGCCCCAGCGCGAATCGGGAGAAATACAACACAAAGTTACAATAACCAAAGATTTCTACATGAGCAAATACCCCATCACCTTCGAACAATACGACAAGTTCTGCGAAGCAACGGGAAGACAGAAACCCAGCGACTACACATGGGGGCGCGAAAACCGACCCGTTATCGACGTAAGCTGGGACGATGCCATAGCCTTCTGTGAATGGATAGGCTGCCGTCTGCCCACCGAAGCCGAATGGGAATATGCCTGCAAGGCAGGAACAACCACACCATTTAATACAGGAAACAACCTGACGACAAACGATGCAAACTACGATGGCAACTATCCCTACAACAATAACGAAAAAGGAGACTACCGAAAGAAAACCGTAGCCGTAGGAACCATAGGAGAACCAAACGCATGGGGACTCTACGACATGCACGGAAACGTGCAGGAATGGTGCGCCGACTGGTACGACGACTACCCTCAAACCGAACAAACAGACCCTAAAGGACCAGAAAACGGAACCTACCGCATATTGCGCGGAGGCAGTTGGACAAGTCGTGCAATGCAGTGTCGCAGCGCATATCGAGGCGGAAGCGAACACAGCAGTCGCTTGGACGATGCAGGTTTCCGCGTTGTACTGATGAAGTAA